A section of the uncultured Fusobacterium sp. genome encodes:
- a CDS encoding YwqG family protein, protein MIDKKELEPLKRNAIVINYSEENREKIPKGSSKIGGKPDLPKDFQWYYYNGEDYKKRVANRPLSFLMQINCEEVHKYDKESLLPEKGILYFFYELLTMTWGFSPDDRGSAKVFYYDGEIEDLVSTDSPEDMEEDCIIPEAKIDFESMNDYPIDFFDYYDDEDSDEEIRRKEKEIEKDLDELGYKTDTTKLLGHPELIQDEYFEECEGVARKNLDYGSAPIKYGDLKDEIRENAKDWILLMQMSEFEFEDYGLYFGDSGKIYFNIRKEDLKNRNFDNVWLILQCY, encoded by the coding sequence ATAGTGAAGAGAATAGAGAAAAAATTCCTAAAGGTAGTTCAAAAATTGGTGGAAAACCTGATTTACCAAAGGATTTTCAATGGTATTACTACAATGGAGAAGATTATAAAAAAAGAGTTGCAAATAGACCTCTTTCATTTTTAATGCAAATTAATTGTGAAGAGGTACATAAATATGATAAAGAAAGTCTTTTGCCAGAAAAGGGAATACTATATTTTTTCTATGAGTTACTGACTATGACTTGGGGATTTTCTCCTGATGATAGAGGAAGTGCCAAAGTTTTCTATTATGATGGAGAGATAGAAGATTTAGTATCTACTGATTCTCCAGAGGATATGGAAGAAGATTGTATAATTCCTGAAGCTAAAATAGATTTTGAAAGTATGAATGATTATCCTATTGATTTTTTTGATTACTATGATGATGAAGATAGTGATGAAGAGATAAGAAGAAAAGAGAAAGAGATTGAAAAAGATTTAGATGAGTTAGGATATAAAACTGATACAACAAAACTTTTAGGACACCCAGAACTTATTCAAGACGAGTATTTTGAAGAGTGTGAGGGAGTTGCTAGAAAAAATCTCGATTATGGTTCTGCACCTATAAAATATGGAGATTTAAAAGATGAGATAAGGGAAAATGCTAAGGATTGGATATTGCTTATGCAAATGAGTGAGTTTGAATTTGAAGATTATGGATTGTATTTTGGAGATAGTGGAAAGATATATTTTAATATTAGAAAAGAGGATTTAAAAAATAGAAACTTTGATAATGTATGGCTAATTCTTCAATGTTACTAG